The following are encoded together in the Thermomonas brevis genome:
- a CDS encoding NYN domain-containing protein — MKNSLRIALLIDADNASVSTLDYVLGEIADLGMANVRRAYGDWGSPHLRGWREALLSNAIQPVQQIAYTSKGNASDMAMVIEAMDLLHGGDFDAFALMSSDSDFTPLVMRLRSANMQVYGFGKSQAPTAFKRACSVFFYVDAQEDSAPAPEQRAEPTAPAAAPAATPQPAPAGTATIRLVQPSKKTKNELRGDTGLVNLLRNATEASKREDGWSHLGTVGQYLVNRSSFTPKNYGYSTLKPLIVATELFELHEDGNHLRARPVGNTAKKAAKKTAKTAAPAATKKK, encoded by the coding sequence ATGAAGAACAGCCTGCGGATCGCCCTGCTGATCGATGCCGACAACGCCTCGGTGTCCACCCTCGACTACGTGCTGGGCGAGATCGCCGACCTCGGCATGGCCAACGTGCGCCGCGCCTACGGCGACTGGGGCAGCCCGCACCTCCGCGGCTGGCGCGAGGCGCTGCTATCCAACGCCATCCAGCCGGTGCAGCAGATCGCCTACACCAGCAAGGGCAACGCCTCCGACATGGCGATGGTGATCGAGGCGATGGACCTGCTGCACGGCGGCGACTTCGACGCCTTCGCGCTGATGTCCAGCGATTCGGATTTCACCCCGCTGGTGATGCGCCTGCGCAGCGCCAACATGCAGGTCTACGGCTTCGGCAAATCGCAGGCGCCGACGGCGTTCAAGCGGGCGTGCTCGGTGTTCTTCTACGTCGATGCGCAGGAAGACAGCGCGCCCGCTCCGGAACAGAGGGCGGAACCTACCGCCCCGGCGGCGGCTCCGGCGGCAACGCCACAGCCCGCGCCCGCCGGCACGGCGACGATCCGGCTGGTCCAGCCCAGCAAGAAGACGAAGAACGAACTGCGCGGCGATACCGGGCTGGTCAACCTGCTACGCAACGCAACCGAGGCGAGCAAGCGGGAAGACGGCTGGTCGCACCTGGGAACGGTCGGCCAATACCTCGTCAACCGCAGCTCCTTCACCCCGAAGAACTACGGCTACAGCACGCTGAAGCCGCTGATCGTCGCGACCGAGCTGTTCGAATTGCACGAGGACGGCAACCACCTCCGCGCCAGGCCGGTCGGCAACACCGCCAAGAAAGCCGCGAAGAAGACGGCGAAGACCGCCGCGCCCGCGGCCACGAAGAAGAAATAG
- a CDS encoding DUF1203 domain-containing protein produces the protein MNYIVSGLPPEPFAPLFGLDDAALRSRGIQRIHADSESGFPCRITLQDAAPGQTLLLLNWRHLDADSPYRADGPIFVGEWARTAARVRNAIPRQQLGRLLSVRAYDGGGWMRDADVVEGTGLEALIARFFADPQVAFLQAHYARRGCYACRIDRA, from the coding sequence ATGAACTACATCGTTTCCGGATTGCCGCCCGAGCCCTTCGCGCCGCTGTTCGGGCTGGACGACGCCGCGTTGCGTTCCCGCGGCATCCAGCGCATCCACGCCGACAGCGAATCGGGGTTCCCCTGCCGCATCACCCTGCAAGACGCCGCGCCGGGCCAGACCTTGCTGCTGTTGAACTGGCGGCACCTCGACGCCGACTCCCCCTACCGCGCCGACGGCCCGATCTTCGTCGGCGAATGGGCGCGCACCGCCGCGCGGGTGCGCAACGCTATCCCCCGGCAACAGCTCGGCCGCCTGCTCTCGGTACGCGCCTACGATGGCGGCGGCTGGATGCGCGACGCGGACGTGGTCGAGGGCACCGGCCTCGAAGCCCTGATCGCCAGGTTCTTCGCCGATCCGCAGGTCGCCTTCCTGCAGGCGCACTACGCGCGCCGCGGCTGCTATGCCTGCCGCATCGATCGCGCCTAG
- a CDS encoding NAD(P)/FAD-dependent oxidoreductase: MTAVRPRVAIVGGGFAGLWAARALASAPVEIVLVDRGNHHLFQPLLYQVATAGLSAPDIAAPLRHILRKQKNVEVRMATVIGIDAGAKRIALDDGDTLEFDYLLLASGATHAYFGNDQWARHAPGLKTLDDALDLRRKLLLAFERAEAATDPAERAAWLSFAIVGGGPTGVELAGTLAEIARHTLKDEFRRIDPASARVRLVEAGPRVLAAFPEDLSAQAKRQLEKLGVEVSLGTPVKDITSDGYVLGDAFVPAKTVVWAAGVAASPLGAMLGVPLDRAGRVQVRPDLGVPGHPDIFVAGDLASLMQANGRPVPGVAPAAKQMGRYVAQVIRARLLGGASPPPFAYKDYGNLATIGRMAAVVDLGRLRFSGLLAWWFWLVMHVFFLIGFRNRLVVLLNWWWAYWSYQRAARIILGDDGREPSASE, from the coding sequence ATGACGGCCGTCCGTCCGCGCGTGGCGATCGTCGGCGGCGGTTTCGCCGGCCTGTGGGCGGCGCGCGCGCTGGCGTCGGCGCCGGTGGAGATCGTGCTGGTCGATCGCGGCAACCACCACCTGTTCCAGCCGCTGCTCTACCAGGTCGCCACCGCCGGCCTGTCCGCGCCCGACATCGCCGCGCCGCTTCGGCATATTTTGCGGAAGCAGAAGAACGTCGAAGTGCGGATGGCGACAGTGATCGGCATCGATGCCGGCGCGAAGCGCATCGCCCTGGACGACGGCGATACGCTCGAGTTCGACTACCTGCTGCTGGCCAGCGGTGCGACCCACGCCTACTTCGGCAACGACCAGTGGGCGCGGCACGCGCCGGGCCTGAAGACGCTGGACGACGCGCTGGACCTGCGCCGCAAGCTGCTGCTCGCGTTCGAGCGCGCCGAAGCGGCGACCGATCCGGCCGAGCGCGCCGCGTGGCTGAGCTTCGCCATCGTCGGCGGCGGCCCCACCGGCGTGGAGCTGGCCGGCACGCTGGCGGAGATCGCGCGCCATACGCTGAAGGACGAGTTCCGCCGCATCGACCCGGCCAGCGCGCGGGTGCGCCTGGTCGAAGCTGGGCCGCGCGTGCTGGCGGCGTTTCCGGAAGACCTGTCGGCGCAGGCGAAACGGCAGCTGGAAAAACTCGGCGTGGAAGTCTCGCTGGGCACGCCGGTGAAGGACATCACCTCAGACGGCTACGTGCTGGGCGATGCCTTCGTGCCGGCGAAGACGGTGGTGTGGGCGGCGGGCGTGGCGGCCTCGCCGCTGGGCGCGATGCTCGGCGTGCCGCTGGATCGCGCCGGCCGCGTGCAGGTGCGGCCCGACCTCGGCGTGCCGGGGCATCCGGACATCTTCGTCGCTGGCGACCTCGCCTCGCTGATGCAGGCCAACGGCCGGCCCGTGCCCGGCGTCGCGCCGGCGGCCAAGCAGATGGGGCGCTATGTCGCGCAGGTCATTCGCGCGCGTCTGTTGGGCGGTGCGTCGCCGCCGCCGTTTGCTTACAAGGACTACGGCAATCTCGCCACCATTGGCCGCATGGCTGCGGTGGTCGACCTCGGCCGGCTGCGCTTCTCCGGCCTGCTGGCGTGGTGGTTCTGGCTGGTGATGCACGTGTTCTTCCTGATCGGCTTCCGCAACCGGCTGGTCGTGCTGCTCAACTGGTGGTGGGCGTACTGGAGCTACCAGCGCGCGGCGCGGATCATCCTCGGCGACGACGGCCGCGAGCCGTCGGCCTCGGAGTAG
- the thiC gene encoding phosphomethylpyrimidine synthase ThiC, with amino-acid sequence MQQHPDARPGPVTTGPIRGSRKVYLSPPGHPDLCVPFREVALDDPHSPRLRLYDTSGPYTEDAAAIDLAAGLPAPREAWLAARGFEDIEGRAVRPEDNGHASGERLVAPCPARRRLRRGRPGQPVTQLEFARAGIVTEEMVFAAHRENLARTAASAEELQRLAAGESFGAALPALVTPEFVRAELAAGRAILPANINHPELEPMVIGRNFLVKVNANIGNSALSSGVAEEVEKLVWAIRWGADTVMDLSTGRNIHNLRSWILRNAPVPIGTVPLYQALEKVGGDPARLDWAVFEDTLIEQAEQGVDYFTIHAGVRLAHVPLTVRRVTGIVSRGGSIMARWCLAHHRENFLYERFDDICAILRRFDVAFSLGDGLRPGSLADANDAAQFAELDTLGELTKVAWGHGCQVMVEGPGHVPMHKIRENMDRQLAACAEAPFYTLGPLTTDAAPGHDHLTSAIGAAMIGWFGTAMLCYVTPKEHLGLPDRDDVKTGVVSYKIAAHAADLAKGHPAAQAHDDALSRARFAFRWEDQFNLSLDPDTARAYHDATLPKEAHKSAHFCSMCGPKFCSMKLSQELRAEADAGMRAKAAEFAESGGELYVEARS; translated from the coding sequence ATGCAGCAGCATCCCGACGCCCGTCCGGGCCCCGTCACCACCGGGCCGATCCGCGGCTCGCGCAAGGTCTATCTGTCGCCGCCCGGCCATCCCGACCTGTGCGTGCCGTTCCGCGAGGTCGCGCTGGACGATCCGCACTCGCCGCGGCTGCGCCTTTACGACACCTCCGGGCCCTACACCGAGGACGCCGCCGCCATCGACCTCGCCGCCGGCCTGCCCGCGCCGCGCGAGGCCTGGCTGGCCGCGCGCGGGTTCGAGGACATCGAGGGCCGCGCGGTGCGCCCGGAGGACAACGGCCACGCCAGCGGCGAGCGGCTGGTCGCGCCCTGCCCGGCGCGGCGGCGCCTGCGCCGCGGCCGGCCGGGGCAGCCGGTCACCCAGCTGGAGTTCGCCCGCGCCGGCATCGTCACCGAGGAAATGGTCTTCGCCGCCCACCGCGAGAACCTGGCGCGCACCGCCGCCAGCGCCGAGGAGCTGCAGCGGCTGGCGGCGGGCGAATCGTTCGGCGCCGCACTGCCGGCGCTGGTGACGCCGGAGTTCGTGCGCGCGGAGCTCGCCGCCGGCCGCGCCATCCTCCCGGCCAACATCAACCACCCGGAGCTGGAGCCGATGGTCATCGGCCGCAATTTCCTGGTGAAGGTGAACGCCAACATCGGCAACTCGGCGCTGTCCTCCGGCGTGGCCGAGGAGGTGGAGAAGCTGGTGTGGGCGATCCGCTGGGGCGCGGACACGGTGATGGACCTGTCCACCGGCCGCAACATCCACAACCTGCGCTCGTGGATCCTGCGCAACGCGCCGGTGCCGATCGGCACGGTGCCGCTGTACCAGGCGCTGGAGAAGGTGGGCGGCGACCCGGCGCGGCTCGACTGGGCGGTGTTCGAGGACACCCTGATCGAGCAGGCCGAGCAGGGCGTGGACTACTTCACCATCCATGCCGGCGTGCGCCTGGCCCATGTGCCGCTGACCGTGCGCCGCGTCACCGGGATCGTCTCGCGCGGCGGCTCGATCATGGCGCGCTGGTGCCTGGCGCACCACCGCGAGAACTTCCTGTACGAACGCTTCGACGACATCTGCGCGATCCTGCGCCGGTTCGATGTCGCCTTCTCGCTGGGCGACGGCCTGCGCCCCGGCAGTCTGGCCGACGCCAACGACGCCGCCCAGTTCGCCGAACTCGACACCCTCGGCGAGCTGACGAAGGTCGCGTGGGGCCATGGCTGCCAGGTGATGGTGGAAGGCCCCGGCCACGTGCCGATGCACAAGATCCGCGAGAACATGGACCGCCAGCTCGCCGCCTGCGCGGAGGCGCCGTTCTACACGCTGGGGCCGCTCACCACCGACGCCGCGCCCGGCCACGACCACCTCACCTCGGCGATCGGCGCGGCGATGATCGGCTGGTTCGGCACCGCGATGCTCTGCTACGTGACGCCGAAGGAGCACCTGGGCCTGCCGGACCGCGACGACGTCAAGACCGGCGTCGTCAGCTACAAGATCGCCGCCCACGCCGCCGACCTCGCCAAGGGCCATCCGGCCGCGCAGGCGCACGACGACGCGCTGTCGCGGGCGCGCTTCGCGTTCCGCTGGGAAGACCAGTTCAACCTCTCGCTCGACCCCGACACCGCCCGGGCCTACCACGACGCCACCCTGCCGAAGGAGGCGCACAAGAGCGCGCACTTCTGCTCGATGTGCGGGCCTAAGTTCTGTTCGATGAAGCTCAGCCAGGAGCTGCGCGCGGAGGCGGACGCCGGCATGCGGGCGAAGGCGGCGGAGTTCGCCGAAAGCGGCGGCGAGCTGTACGTGGAGGCGCGATCGTGA
- the rpoH gene encoding RNA polymerase sigma factor RpoH, with product MTSTALVANNLPIPSAMGSLEAYISGVHQIPVLSVEDEQQLARRLREDNDIAAAQELILSHLRFVVHVARGYSGYGLQLGDLIQEGNIGLMKAVKRFDPAVGVRLVSFAVHWIRAEMHEFIIKNWRIVKVATTKAQRKLFFNLRKSKTRLGWLNAEEVSAVAKDLNVSEREVLEMESRLSGRDIGFDAPDDADDDHAPPAPAHYLVANEQDPAAAYESADSEADQLEVLREGMAKLDARSRDIIRRRWLDADSKVTLQELADEYGVSAERIRQIEANALKKMKALFAA from the coding sequence ATGACATCCACCGCGCTCGTCGCCAACAATCTGCCGATCCCCAGCGCCATGGGCTCGCTGGAGGCCTACATCAGCGGCGTCCACCAGATCCCGGTGCTGTCCGTCGAGGACGAGCAGCAGCTGGCCCGCCGCTTGCGCGAAGACAACGACATCGCCGCCGCGCAGGAACTGATCCTGTCGCACCTGCGCTTCGTCGTGCACGTGGCGCGCGGCTACAGCGGCTACGGCCTGCAGCTGGGCGACCTGATCCAAGAAGGCAACATCGGCCTGATGAAGGCGGTGAAGCGCTTCGACCCGGCCGTGGGCGTGCGCCTGGTCAGCTTCGCGGTGCACTGGATCCGCGCCGAGATGCACGAGTTCATCATCAAGAACTGGCGCATCGTGAAGGTCGCGACCACCAAGGCGCAGCGCAAGCTGTTCTTCAACCTGCGCAAGAGCAAGACCCGCCTGGGCTGGCTCAACGCCGAGGAAGTCAGCGCGGTGGCGAAGGACCTGAACGTGTCCGAGCGCGAGGTGCTGGAGATGGAGTCGCGCCTGTCCGGCCGCGACATCGGCTTCGACGCGCCCGACGACGCCGACGACGACCACGCCCCGCCCGCACCGGCGCACTATCTGGTCGCCAACGAGCAGGACCCGGCCGCCGCCTACGAATCCGCCGACAGCGAGGCCGACCAGCTGGAAGTCCTGCGCGAAGGCATGGCGAAGCTGGATGCGCGCTCGCGCGACATCATCAGGCGCCGCTGGCTGGACGCCGACAGCAAGGTGACCTTGCAGGAACTGGCCGACGAGTACGGCGTCTCCGCCGAGCGCATCCGCCAGATCGAGGCCAACGCGCTGAAGAAGATGAAGGCGCTGTTCGCGGCGTAA
- a CDS encoding trimeric intracellular cation channel family protein — MTTLLLAFDLIGTFVFALSGGTLAVRQRLDLFGVLVLSCAAAVSGGIVRDVLIGAHPPASLADWRYLVTAMAAGLVTFRWHGLIERLRNPVQLFDAAGLALFAVLGTGKALAFGLSPFAAMLLGMVTGIGGGIARDVLVARTPVVLQAELYAVAALAGGGVVALASALHLPQHPAMVAGALACFGLRWMALRHGWRLPVARPRE, encoded by the coding sequence ATGACCACGCTGCTGCTCGCCTTCGATCTGATCGGCACCTTCGTGTTCGCGCTCAGTGGCGGCACCCTGGCGGTGCGCCAGCGGCTGGACCTGTTCGGCGTGCTGGTGCTGTCCTGCGCGGCGGCGGTGTCCGGCGGCATCGTCCGCGACGTGCTGATCGGCGCGCATCCGCCGGCCTCGCTGGCCGACTGGCGCTACCTGGTCACGGCGATGGCGGCCGGGCTGGTCACGTTCCGCTGGCACGGCCTGATCGAGCGCCTGCGCAATCCGGTGCAGCTGTTCGACGCCGCTGGCCTCGCCCTGTTCGCGGTGCTCGGCACCGGCAAAGCGCTGGCGTTCGGGCTGTCGCCGTTCGCGGCGATGCTGCTGGGGATGGTGACGGGCATCGGCGGCGGCATCGCACGCGACGTGCTGGTGGCGCGCACGCCCGTCGTGCTGCAGGCCGAGCTGTACGCGGTGGCCGCGCTGGCCGGCGGCGGCGTGGTCGCGCTGGCCTCGGCCCTGCACCTGCCGCAGCATCCGGCGATGGTCGCCGGCGCGCTGGCCTGCTTCGGCCTGCGCTGGATGGCGCTGCGCCACGGCTGGCGGTTGCCGGTGGCGCGGCCGCGGGAGTAG
- the tal gene encoding transaldolase, whose protein sequence is MTNQLEQLRTLSAVVADTGDIEAIARFRPMDATTNPSLLLKAAALPAYASHIDAAVAAASGDDKVGDACDRLAVAIGGEILKLIPGRVSTEVDARLSFDTEATVAKARRLVQLYADAGIGTDRLLIKIASTWEGIRAAERLEREGIHCNLTLLFSFAQAVACAEAGVFLISPFVGRILDWHLANGMAKPAAPQDDPGVQSVTRIWQHYKRHGYGTVVMGASFRNTGEVLALAGCDRLTISPELLGELAQSDAAVERALADDGQRAAPPAALDEAAFRWQHNEDAMATEKLADGIRKFAADQRKLEALLAAKLG, encoded by the coding sequence GTGACCAACCAGCTCGAACAGCTCCGCACCTTGTCCGCCGTGGTCGCCGACACCGGCGACATCGAGGCCATCGCCCGCTTCCGGCCGATGGACGCCACCACCAATCCCTCGCTGCTGCTGAAGGCGGCAGCGCTGCCGGCCTACGCTTCACACATCGACGCGGCGGTGGCGGCGGCCAGCGGCGACGACAAGGTGGGCGACGCCTGCGACCGCCTCGCCGTCGCCATCGGCGGCGAGATCCTCAAGCTGATCCCCGGCCGCGTCTCCACCGAAGTCGATGCGCGGCTGAGCTTCGACACCGAGGCCACCGTCGCCAAGGCCAGGCGCCTGGTGCAGCTGTATGCCGATGCCGGCATCGGTACCGACCGCCTGCTGATCAAGATCGCTTCGACCTGGGAAGGCATCCGCGCCGCCGAACGCCTGGAGCGCGAAGGCATCCACTGCAACCTGACCCTGCTGTTCTCGTTCGCGCAGGCGGTGGCCTGCGCCGAAGCGGGCGTGTTCCTGATCTCGCCGTTCGTGGGCCGCATCCTCGACTGGCATCTCGCCAACGGCATGGCCAAGCCGGCCGCGCCGCAGGACGATCCCGGCGTGCAGTCGGTGACGCGCATCTGGCAGCACTACAAGCGCCACGGCTACGGCACGGTGGTGATGGGCGCGAGCTTCCGCAACACCGGCGAGGTGCTGGCGCTGGCCGGCTGCGACCGGCTGACGATCTCGCCCGAGCTGCTGGGCGAACTCGCGCAATCCGACGCCGCCGTGGAGCGCGCCCTGGCCGACGACGGGCAGCGCGCCGCGCCGCCGGCCGCGCTGGACGAAGCCGCGTTCCGCTGGCAGCACAACGAGGACGCGATGGCGACCGAGAAGCTCGCCGACGGCATCCGCAAGTTCGCCGCCGACCAGCGCAAGCTGGAAGCGCTGCTGGCGGCGAAGCTGGGCTGA